The Enterobacter oligotrophicus sequence GATCTTGTATTGCATTCATGCACTAAATATCTGAACGGCCATTCTGACGTGGTGGCAGGCGTGGTGATTGCAAAAGATCCCGACGTTGTCACCGAACTGGCATGGTGGGCCAATAACATTGGCGTCACGGCGGGGGCCTTCGACAGTTACCTGCTGTTACGCGGCATTCGCACGCTGTCGCCGCGTATGGACGTCGCGCAGCGCAATGCCCAGGCGATTGTCGATTTCCTGAAAACCCAGCCGCTGGTGAAGAAGCTCTATCACCCGTCGCTGCCGGAAAATCAGGGGCACGAGATTGCCGCGCGTCAACAGAAGGGCTTTGGCGCGATGTTAAGTTTTGAACTGGACGGTGACGAGCAAACGCTGCGTCGCTTCCTGAGCGGGTTGTCGCTGTTTACGCTGGCGGAATCATTAGGTGGGGTTGAAAGTTTAATCTCCCACGCCGCGACCATGACGCACGCAGGTATGGCACCGGAAGCACGTGCCGCTGCCGGGATCTCTGAGACGCTGCTGCGTATCTCAACCGGTATTGAAGATTCTGAAGATTTAATTGCCGATCTGGAAAATGGCTTCCGGGTCGCAGCCAAGGGGTAATCATGAGTGTGATAGCGCAGGCAGGGGCGAAGGGTCGTCAACTGCACAAGTTTGGTGGTAGTAGTCTTGCTGATGTGAAGTGTTACCTGCGTGTCGCGGGGATCATGACCGAGTATTCACAGCCGGGTGACATGATGGTTGTCTCTGCGGCGGGCAGCACCACCAACCAGTTGATTAGCTGGCTGAAACTGAGCCAGACCGATCGCCTTTCTGCGCATCAGGTGCAACAGTCTTTACGTCGTTACCAGAGCGAGCTGATTGCCGGCCTGCTGCCAGCAGACGTGGCGGACGGGCTGATCAGCGCCTTCACGCACGACCTTGAGCGTCTGGCTGCATTGCTCGACAGCGGCATTACCGACGCGGTGTATGCTGAGGTGGTCGGTCACGGTGAAGTGTGGTCTGCCCGTCTGATGGCCGCAGTTCTGCAAAATCTGGGTGTTGAAGCCGCCTGGCTCGACGCGCGTGATTTTCTGCGCGCCGAGCGCGCCGCGCAGCCACAGGTGGATGAAGGCTTGTCTTACCCGCTGCTCCAGCAACTGCTGGTGCAGCATCCGGGCAAACGCATTGTAGTGACCGGCTTTATCAGCCGCAATAACGCGGGCGAAACCGTGCTGCTGGGGCGTAACGGCTCGGACTACTCGGCGACGCAAATCGGTGCGCTGGCGGGTGTTTCCCGCGTCACCATCTGGAGCGATGTGGCCGGTGTCTACAGCGCGGACCCGCGCAAGGTGAAAGATGCCTGCCTGCTGCCGCTGCTGCGTCTGGACGAGGCCAGCGAGCTGGCGCGTCTGGCGGCACCGGTTCTGCATGCGCGTACACTTCAGCCGGTTTCTGGTAGCGATATCGACCTGCAGTTGCGCTGCAGCTATACGCCGGACCAGGGCTCTACGCGCATTGAACGCGTGCTGGCCTCCGGTACGGGCGCGCGCATTGTCACCAGCCACGACGACATCTGCCTGATTGAGTTCCAGGTACCTGCGGGCCAGGATTTCAAACTGGCGCATAAAGAGATCGACCTGGTCCTGAAGCGTGCGCAGGTTCGTCCGCTTGCTGTTGGCGTTCACAATGACCGTCAGCTGTTGCAGTTCTGCTATACCGCTGAAGTGGCGGACAGTGCGCTGAAAATTCTGGATGAAGCGGGCCTGCCGGGCGAGCTTCGTCTGCGTCAGGGGCTGGCGCTGGTAGCGATGGTGGGCGCGGGCGTCACCCGTAACCCGCTGCACTGCCACCGCTTCTGGCAGCAGCTGAAAGGCCAGCCGGTTGAGTTTACCTGGCAGTCGGAAGAGGGTATCAGCCTGGTGGCCGTGCTGCGTAAAGGGCCAACTGAAAGTCTGATCCAGGGGCTGCACACCTCCCTGTTCCGCGCGGAAAAACGTATCGGCCTGGTGCTGTTCGGGAAAGGGAACATTGGTTCCCGCTGGCTGGAGCTGTTTGCGCGCGAGCAAGTTACGCTTTCGGCGCGTACTGGCTTTGAATTTATTCTGGCGGGCGTGGTGGACAGCCGCCGCAGCCTGCTGAACTACGAAGGGCTGGACGCCAGCCGGGCGCTTGCGTTCTTTAATGATGAAGCGGTCGAGCAGGATGAAGAGTCGCTGTTCCTGTGGATGCGCGCGCACCCGTATGACGATCTGGTTGTTCTGGACGTCACCGCCAGCGAGCAGCTTGCCGATCAATATCTTGATTTCGCCAGCCACGGTTTCCACGTCATCAGCGCCAATAAGCTGGCCGGGGCGAGCAGCACCGATAAATATCGCCAGATCCACGACGCGTTCGAAAAAACCGGTCGTCACTGGCTCTATAACGCCACCGTCGGCGCGGGCCTGCCGGTTAACCATACCGTGCGCGACCTGATTGAAAGCGGTGACAGTATTCTGGCGCTGAGCGGCATTTTCTCCGGCACGCTTTCCTGGCTGTTCCTGCAGTTCGATGGCACCGTTCCGTTCACCGACCTGGTGGATCAGGCGTGGCAGCAGGGTCTAACCGAGCCCGATCCGCGCGTTGATCTCGCCGGTAAAGACGTGATGCGTAAGCTGGTGATCCTGGCGCGTGAAGCGGGTTATGACATTGAACCAGGCCAGGTGCGCGTCGAATCACTGGTGCCTGCGGGTTGTGAAGAGGGGTCTGTTGACCACTTCTTCGAAAACGGTGATGAACTGAACGACCAGATGGTGCAACGCCTGGAAGCGGCAAACGAAATGGGGCTGGTGCTTCGCTACGTGGCGCGTTTTGAGGCGAACGGTAAGGCACGCGTGGGTGTGGAAGCGGTGCGTCCTGAACATCCGCTGGCGGCGTTACTGCCGTGCGACAACGTTTTTGCCATCGAAAGTCGCTGGTATCGCGATAATCCGCTGGTGATCCGCGGGCCGGGAGCCGGGCGCGATGTTACCGCCGGGGCGATCCAGTCCGATATCAACCGTCTGGCTAAGCTGCTGTAACGTCTGCATTTCCTTCTCCCTGTGGGAGAGGGGCGGGGTGAGGGCATCAGACCGCACTCACCCCCCCATCATGAACTCCCTTCATCTTCCCTGAGCATTCCTCACCGTTATTGTTGATTATTTCTGTTGACGTCACTCCGCTTTTCCGTCATTTTTACATCTGGACGTCTAAACGTATAGAAGTTCACAATACAACAAACAACGACATGCGATTGATAGAGGTAAGGTATGAGCTTTTTTCACGCCAACCAGCGGGAAGCCCTGAATCAGAGCCTGGCCGAAGTAAACGGTCAGATTAACGTCTCTTTTGAATTTTTCCCGCCGCGCACCAGTGAAATGGAGCAAACCCTGTGGAGCTCTATCGATCGCCTGAGCAGCCTGAAACCGAAGTTTGTCTCCGTAACCTACGGTGCCAACTCCGGTGAGCGTGACCGCACGCACAGCATCATTAAAGGCATCAAAGATCGCACCGGTCTGGAAGCGGCTCCGCACCTGACCTGTATCGACGCGACCCGCGACGAACTGCGTGCCATCGCCCAGGACTACTGGAATAACGGCATCCGCCACATAGTTGCCCTGCGCGGCGACCTGCCGCCGGGCAGCGGTAAGCCGGACATGTACGCCACCGACCTGGTCGCGCTGCTGAAAGAGGTGGCGGATTTTGATATTTCCGTTGCGGCTTACCCTGAAGTTCACCCGGAAGCGAAAAGTGCGCAGGCGGATCTGCTCAACCTGAAGCGCAAAGTGGATGCCGGTGCGAACCGTGCCATCACGCAATTTTTCTTCGATGTTGAAAGCTATCTGCGTTTTCGTGACCGTTGCGTTTCCGCAGGCATTGACGTCGAAATTATCCCAGGCATTTTGCCGGTGTCTAACTTCAAACAGGCGAAGAAATTCGCTGACATGACCAACGTGCGCATTCCGCTGTGGATGTCCAAAATGTATGAAGGGCTGGATGATGACCCGGAAACCCGCAAGCTGGTCGGTGCCAATATCGCCATGGATATGGTGAAGATTTTAAGTCGTGAAGGGGTAAAAGATTTCCACTTCTATACGCTGAACCGCGCGGAAATGAGCTACGCCATCTGCCACACGCTCGGTGTTCGACCGGCGCTGTAACCATAAAGCCCTCACAAAGTGAGGGCTTTTTAATCAAACGCATCGTTAAAAGGTATTAACTATCGAATCTGTGGATTAATTCAACTATCTCTAATCGCTGGTGGTGTATATCGTAACGGGAACACTGTAAAGGGAGCATAGCGATGAGCACGTCAGACGATACCAATAAAGCGTCATCTATCGGCAAATGCCCGTTCCATCAGGGCGGCGTCGATCATAGCGCGGGTGCAGGCACTGGCAGTAAAGAGTGGTGGCCTAAACAACTCCGCATTGATCTACTTAACCAACATTCAAATCGTTCGAACCCGCTGGGCGAAGACTTCGACTACCGCAAAGAATTTAGCAAACTTGATTACTCTGCCCTGAAGGGCGATCTCAAAGCACTCCTGACCGACTCTCAACCGTGGTGGCCTGCCGACTGGGGCAGCTATGCGGGCCTGTTTATCCGCATGGCCTGGCACGGCGCGGGCACCTACCGTTCGGTTGACGGACGCGGCGGCGCAGGGCGTGGTCAACAGCGCTTTGCACCGCTCAACTCCTGGCCTGATAACGTCAGCCTGGATAAAGCGCGTCGTCTGCTGTGGCCGATCAAGCAAAAATACGGACAGAAAATCTCCTGGGCTGACCTGTTTATCCTCGCGGGTAACGTGGCGCTGGAAAACTCCGGCTTCCGCACCTTTGGTTTTGGTGCCGGACGTGAAGACGTCTGGGAACCGGATCTGGACGTGAACTGGGGCGACGAGAAAGCCTGGCTGACCCACCGCGATCCGGAAGCGCTGGCGAAACGTCCATTAGCCGCGACCGAAATGGGGCTGATTTACGTCAACCCGGAAGGGCCAAACGCCAGCGGCGAGCCGCTGTCTGCGGCGGCGGCCATTCGTGCCACCTTCGGTAACATGGGGATGAACGACGAAGAAACCGTCGCGTTGATTGCCGGTGGACATACGCTCGGTAAAACCCACGGCGCAGGGGAAGCAACCCACGTAGGAACCGACCCGGAAGCCTCACCAATCGAAGCGCAGGGTCTGGGCTGGGCCAGCACACACGGCACCGGTATTGGCGCAGACGCCATCACCTCCGGGCTGGAAGTTATCTGGTCGCAAACGCCTACTCAGTGGAGCAACTACTTCTTCGAGAACCTGTTCAAATACGAGTGGGTGCAGACCCGCAGCCCGGCGGGCGCTATTCAGTTTGAAGCGGTGGATGCACCGGAAATTATGCCCGATCCGTTCGACCCGTCGAAAAAACGCAAGCCAACCATGCTGGTCACCGACCTGACGCTGCGTTTCGATCCAGAGTTCGAGAAAATCTCTCGCCGCTTCCTGAACGATCCGCAGGCATTTAATGAAGCCTTCGCTCGCGCCTGGTTCAAACTGACCCATCGCGATATGGGGCCAAAAGCGCGGTATATTGGCCCGGAAGTGCCGAAAGAAGATCTGATCTGGCAGGACCCGCTGCCACAGCCGGTGTTCAACCCTTCGAAAGAAGACATTGAAAGCCTGAAAGCGGAAATCGCGGCATCGGGCCTCTCCGTGAGCGAACTGGTTTCCGTGGCCTGGGCGTCAGCCTCGACCTTCCGCGGCGGCGATAAGCGTGGTGGTGCCAACGGTGCACGTCTGGCGCTGGCCCCGCAGCGCGACTGGGATGTTAACGCCGCAGCGGTTCGTGCTTTACCGGCTCTGGAAGCCATTCAGCGCACCACCAACAAAGCCTCACTGGCCGATATCATCGTGCTGGCGGGTGTGGTTGGCGTTGAGCAGGCGGCGAAAGCGGCAGGCGTTTACGTCAATGTACCGTTCAGCCCAGGCCGCGTAGATGCGCGTCAGGACCAGACGGATATCGAGATGTTTAACCTGCTCGAACCGATTGCTGACGGCTTCCGTAACTACCGTGCGCAGGTGGATGTGTCCACGACCGAATCACTGCTGATCGATAAAGCCCAGCAGCTGACGCTGACCGCGCCAGAACTGACGGTGCTGATCGGTGGCCTTCGCGTACTGGGTACGAACTTTGATGGCAGCAAAAATGGCGTGTTCACCAACCGTGAGGGCGTGCTCAGCAACGACTTCTTCGTCAATCTGCTGGACATGAATACCGTGTGGAAAGCGACAGACGAGTCTAACGAGCTGTTTGCCGGTAGCGACCGCGCCAGCGGTGAAGTGAAATACACCGCCACCCGCGCCGATCTGGTATTCGGTTCTAACGCCGTCCTGCGTGCGCTGGCTGAAGTTTATGCCAGCAGCGATGCCAGCGAGAAGTTCGTCCGTGACTTCGTTGCAGCCTGGGCGAAAGTGATGGATTTGGATCGGTTTGACCTGAAGTAACCATTGTGCCGGGTGGCGCTGCGCTTACCCGGCCTACAGGCACCTTAATTTGCAGGCCGGGTAAGGCGTAGCCGCCACCCGGCTTTTTCGTTATTCCCACTCCTGAAGGAAGCGCTGTCCATACTGGTCGGCAACCAATAGCGCCGCGTAAACCTGATCCGGCGACACGCCACCCGGCATGTTGTGAATGGTTTCGCCTTCTGCGCAGGATGCTTCGGCAATCAGGCGCATTTTGGCTGGAATATTCTCTTTAATGTTCAGCTGTGCCAGCGTGATGGGCAGCCCAACGCTATGGCAAAGCGCCGCGACGGTTTCGATTTCTTCTACCGGCGCGTTTTCCAGCACCAGTTGCGTCAGCGTGCCGAACGCGACCTTTTCACCGTGATAGAAAGAGTGCGCATCCGGCACTGCCGTCATACCATTGTGGATAGCATGCGCCGCCGCCAGGCCACCGCTTTCAAACCCGACGCCGCTGAGATAGGTATTCGCTTCGATAATGCGTTCCAGAGCCGGCGTCACCACGTGTTGTTCCGCTGCCAGCATCGCTTTTTCACCTTCTTCAACCAGAGTGTTGTAGCACAGCTCCGCCAGCGCTAACGCCGCCTGCGTGCATTTCCCTCCGGCCATGGTTGTCGCACCGCTGCGTGAACAGGCGCGTGCTTCGAACCAGGTTGCCAGCGCATCGCCAATCCCCGCAGCCAGCAGACGTGCAGGTGCACCCGCCACCACTTTAGTGTCGACGATGACCATGTTCGGGTTGTGCGGCAGCATCAGATAGCGGTCGAATTCGCCGCTGTCGGTGTAAATCACGGAAAGGGCGCTGCACGGTGCGTCGGTAGAGGCGATGGTCGGGGCAATGGCGACCGGCACGTCCATAAAGTGCGCCAGCGCTTTGGCGGTATCCAGCGTTTTACCGCCGCCGATACCCAGCACTGCCGTGCAGTCGGCACTGTCGGCCACTTTTTTCAGACGATCGATTTCGTTTTGTGAACATTCGCCGCCAAACGGCGCGATTTCGACATGCAGTTCTGCCTGTCTGAAACTTTGACGCAGGGTTTCTTCTGCGAAACCCAGCACAAATTTATCGCCAACAACCAGCCAGCGATTCGCCAGTGGTTTCAGATAGTCGCCGAGACGGGTGAGAACATCAGCACCCTGGATATATTTTCCAGGCGATTGAATGATACGGTCCATAACATTCCTCCCTTAGAGGTTGAGGTTACCAAACGCGTTTTTCCAGTCTTGCTCGAACTTCTCTATGGCTGACTCTACCGCCGGAGTGTTGAGCATTTGTTGCGCTACATCTAAAGGAAGCGTGATTGCTTCACATCCGGCGAGCAGGCAGTCCAGCGCCTGACGTGGTGTTTTGAAGCTGGCGGCCAGCACCATGCTCTCTGGCGCATGCAGTTCCAGCAGGGATTGCAGCTCCTGCACCATGCGAATGCCATCACCACCTTGCGCGTCGACACGGTTCACATACGGCGCGACATATTTCGCACCGGCCAGCGCGGCCAGTAGGCCCTGAGCGGCGCTGTAAACGGCGGTGCCCAGCGTCGTGATGCCTTCTTTTTTCAACGCGTTAATTGCAATCAGCCCCTCAGCGGTGACCGGAATTTTCACCACGATATCCGGGATGGCGTTGCTGAGACGTTTGGCCTCCGCCACCATCCCCTCCGCATTACGGCTCATGGTCTGGGCAAACAGCGTACCTTCCGGCCCGATGGCCTGTTGCAGGCGCGGCAGCACGTCCCAGAGGGATTCACGGCTGGCGGCGATGATGCTCGGATTGGTGGTGACACCCGCAATGGGAAAAATGCGCGCCAGGCGTTCAACTTCCGCGACGTCGGCGGTATCCAGATACAGTTCCATTATTTTTCCTTAAGTCAGTCAGTCTGAATCAAGGATACGGCGGGGCTGCGGGCGTCGGATACAGGTCAATTTTGCTAAATACTGGACAAATGTAATGTCCTTAATGAAGTGCGAGAGCGATCACAATGCTAGTTTATGGCGGTCAGCTGACTGTGATACTGGCGGCGGTATTCTGAAGGGGAGCGTTCAGTGTGCTTGCGAAAGAGGCGGCAGAAGTAGTTGCTGTCCGCAAAACCGCAGTTCGCGGCAATATCTTTGATTTTAAGATCGTAGCTTTTCAGCAATTGCCGGGCATGTTCAAGACGCGTCTGCGTCAGATATTCGTTGAATCCCGTGTTGCCTGTTTTTTGGAAAAGATGAGAAAGATAGTTCGGTGAAATGTAAAACGCCTGTGCCACCGACTCGCGGGTAAGAGGTGAAGCATAATGCGCGTCGATATAGCTGCGGATGGCTTCAAACAGCGCGCGGCTGCGGCTGGCGGTGTGGATGTCGCTGCCAAGCAGATCGCGGCAATGGCTGAGAAGGCTCAGTACCACCAGCCTGGCGGTGTCTTGCTCATCCGGCTGCATCTGTAATTCGGCCAGCGTTTGCAGCAGAAAAGCGCCCGTTCGCGGGCCGCGCCTGGCAACCTGTAATTGCTCCACAAGCGAACTGTCGCGGTGCATTTGCAGCGTCAGCTGCTGCTTACCGAAGTGTATGCTCAGGGCGTCAGAGGGGGGATGCGTGATATGTCCGAATGACGAAAATAACGCCTTGCAGGGGTTATCAAGGGTAATAACGAGGCAGGGTGCTGGTCGGGGGTGCTGCTCGGCCTGGGCTGAGAAATAAATCTGACGCAGCGGTAACGTGCGGTTAACCAGGTCAGCCAAAATGCGGGTGATATCGTGGTGCATGGGAGACTACCGAAATTTGTCGGGTGGCGCTGCGCTTACCCGGCCTACCTGTCGTAGGCCTGTGCAAGCGTCAGCGCCGCCCGGCGTGAAGCCTTAGCCGGTGTTACGCATACCTGCCGCAACGCCCGCAATCGTCACCATCAGCGCCTGTTCAACGCGTGGGTCTGGCTCTTTACCTTCCTCTTCCGCCAGACGGGAACGGTGCAGCAGCTCCGCCTGCAGGACGTTCAGCGGATCGGTGTAAACGTTACGCAACTGGATAGACTCGGCAATCCACGGCAGGTCTTCCATCAGGTGTGAGTCGTTGGCGATATCCAGCACCACTTTGATGTCGCCTTCCAGCAGTTCGCGCAGCTCTTTACCCAGTGCCCACAGCTCTGGTTTCACCAGGCGCTGATCGTAGTATTCCGCCAGCCACAGGTCGGCTTTCGAGAAGACCATCTCCAGCATGCCCAGACGGGTCGAGAAGAACGGCCAGTCGCGGCACATGGTTTCCAGCTCACTCTGTTTGCCGTCTTCCACCACCTTTTGCAGCGCCGCACCGGCACCCAGCCAGGCCGGGAGCATCAGGCGGTTTTGTGTCCAGGCGAAGATCCACGGAATGGCACGCAGAGACTCGACGCCACCGGTCGGGCGACGTTTGGCCGGACGTGAACCCAGCGGCAGTTTACCCAGCTCCTGCTCAGGCGTGGCTGAACGGAAGTAAGGCACGAAATCTTTATTTTCACGCACGTAGCCGCGGTACAGATCGCAGGAGATGTCAGACAGCTCGTCCATGATGCGGCACCAGGACGCTTTCGGCTCCGGCGGTGGCAGCAGGTTCGCTTCCAGGATCGCACTGGTGTAGAGCGACAGGCTGCTGATGGTCACTTCTGGCAGGCCGTATTTGAAGCGGATCATCTCGCCCTGTTCGGTCACGCGCAGGCCACCTTTCAGGCTTCCTGGCGGCTGTGACAGCAGCGCTGCGTGTGCAGGCGCACCACCACGGCCAATTGAGCCACCGCGTCCGTGGAACAGGGTCAGCTCGATACCCGCTTTCTCGCAGGTTTTGATCAGCGCGTCCTGCGCCTGATACTGCGCCCAGGATGCCGCCATCACGCCCGCATCTTTTGCGGAGTCGGAATAGCCAATCATCACCATCTGCTTGCCCTGAATGAAGCCGCGATACCAGTCGATGTTCAGTAACTGGGTCATGACGTCGTTGGCATTATTCAGGTCATCAAGCGTTTCAAACAGCGGTGCCACCGGCAGGGCATAGTCGATGCCCGCTTCTTTCAGCAGAAGGTGAACGCCCAGCACGTCGGACGGGGTTTTCGCCATGGAGATCACATAGGCGGCCACCGATCCTTTCGGCGCATCCACGATCGCTTTACAGGTGTTGAGCACTTCGCGGGTGTCGTTGCTTGGCTCCCAGTTGCGCGGCAGCAGAGGGCGCTTGGAGTTCAGCTCTCGGATCAGGAAAGCCTGTTTGTCGGCTTCGGACCAGCTTTCATAGTCGCCAATGCCGAGATAGCGGGTCAGTTCGCCCAGTGCTTCGGTATGACGGGTGCTTTCCTGACGCACGTCGATACGCACCAGCGGCACGCCGAAACACTTCACGCGGCGCAGGGTGTCGAGCAGTTCGCCGTTGGCGATGATGCCCATACCGCAGGCCTGCAGCGATTTATAACAGGCGTAAAGCGGCTCCCAGAGCTGTTCGTTCTGGCTTAGCAGACCTTCCGGTTTTGGCAGGCGCTGGCCTTTCAGACGTGCTTCCAGCCAGGCCTGAGTCGCCATGAGCTGGCCGCGCAGCTTTTTCATCAGGAAGCGATACGGCTCGCTCGCACCTTCTTCGCCAGCCAGCTCGCGCAGTTCCGGCGTCGCTTCCACCATCGACAGCTCGGAGATCAGTACCTGAATATCTTTCAGGAACAGGTCGGTCGCTTTCCAGCGGCTCAGCAGCAGAACGTGGCGGGTAATTTCGGCAGTGACGTTTGGGTTGCCGTCGCGGTCGCCGCCCATCCAGGAAGTGAAACGCACTGGCACAAAATCAACCGGCAGGCGGTAGCCCAGGTTCTCTTCCAGCTGTTCGTTCAGCTCACGCAGATAGTTTGGTATACCTTCCCAGAGGCTGTTTTCCACCACCGCAAAGCCCCATTTGGCTTCATCAACCGGGCTTGGGCGATGTTTACGGATTTCATCGGTGTGCCAGGACTGGGCAATCAGTTGGCGCAGACGGCGCATCAGCTGGTTACGTTCGTAATCGGCAATGTCTTTGTTATCCAGCTGTTTCAGGCAGTTGTTCACTTCCACCATTTTGTGGATCAGTGTTCGACGGGTGATTTCCGTTGGGTGCGCGGTCAGGACCAGCTCCAGCGAAAGGGATTCCACCGCTTTTTTGATGGTCGCTTCGTTGAGGTCTGGCTGGTCTTTCAGTTTACGAAGGGTGCGGGCAATGACTTCCGGGTTGCTGGCCGCTTCGCCTTTTGGCGAAATGCTGTGGTATTGCTCAGCGGTGTTCGCGAGATTCAGGAACTGGCTGAACGCGCGGGCGACAGGCAGCAGCTCGTCGTTAGAAAGGTTTTGCAACGTGGTGAGCAGTTCCTGACGACTGGCCTCGTTACCGGCACGGGAAGATTTGGACAGCTTGCGGATAGTTTCAACGCGGTCGAGGATATTCTCCCCCAACGCATCTTTGATGGTATCTCCAAGCACTTTGCCGAGCATACTGACATTACTACGCAACGCGGAATATTGTTCGTTCATAAAAACCCAGTCACCCCATCATTTTTGTTTATGCCCAGTCGAAAATCTGTTGGACATTATTTTGTCATCTCCCTTTATAAAGCCACGTAAAACCCCCGTCGTCAATTGCTGCGAAAACGGTTCAGCAAACGAATAAATGCAGGTAATTTACGAAATTTAATTCGCATTGCGTCAGATAAGTGATGCTTATGGGAATGTGACGAAGATCATGCGATTTGTTGCCCTCACCCTAACCCTCTCCCACAGGGAGAGGGGACAGTTCGGTGCGTTTTTAATGCCAGCAGAAGTGATGCACAACCTGGGTGATCAGTTCGCGGGTTGGTTTGATAAAGCGGGTTTCCAGATACTCATCCGGCTGGTGCGCCTGATTGATAGAACCAGGGCCGAGCACCAGCGTCGGGCACAGAGTCTGAATAAACGGCGCTTCGGTGCAGTAGTTCACCACGTCGGTTTTCTCACCGAGCAGTTTTTCTACCACTTCAACCAGCTGGTGATCTGGCGGGCACTCGTAACCCGGAATAGGCGGATGCAGCTCGGAAACCGTCAGACGGCCCGGCCAGCGTTCGCTCACCGGGGCCAGCGCTTCGTTCAGTAAGCCATCCAGATCGCTTAACGTCATGCCCGGCAATGGGCGGATGTCCATGTGCAGTTCGCAGCAGGCGCAGATACGGTTAGACGCATCGCCGCCGTGCAGGCTGCCGAGGTTCAGGGTCGGATACGGCACGGTGAACGCCTCGTAGTGATAACGTTCTTTCAGCGAGTCGCGCAGGGTCATGATGCGGCCGATGGCGTCGTGCATCAGCTCAATGGCGTTCACGCCGCGCGCCGGATCGCTGGAGTGGCCGGACTGTCCGAGCACGCGTACTGCCGTAGAAATATGGCCCTTATGCGCACGAATCGGTTGCAGAGAAGTCGGCTCGCCGATGATCGCGCAGTCCGGGCGAATCGCCGTGTTCTCAGAGAAGTAGCGTGCGCCTGCCATGCTGGTCTCTTCATCGGCGGTCGCCAGAATGTAGAGCGGCTTTTTCAGCGTTGTCACGTCCACGTCACGCAGCGCATCGAGGATAAAGGCGAAGAAGCCTTTCATGTCGGCGGTGCCCAGACCGTAGAGCTTGTTGTCGTGCTCGGTCAGGGTGAACGGGTCGCGCGTCCAGCGGCCATCGTCAAATGGCACGGTGTCGGTATGACCAGCCAGCAGCAGGCCGCCCGCGCCGTGTCCGGTACTGGCGAGCAGGTTAAATTTGTTGCGTGTTCCGGGGACGGGCTGAACCTCAACGTTGAACCCAAGATCGCTAAACCAACCCGCCAGCAGATTGATTAAAGACTCATTGCTCTGATCCAGCGCTTCTTCCGTTGCGCTGATAGACGGTGTGGCAATCAGGGCGCGGTAAATCTCGATAAATGGCGGTAAGTTCATTTTCATTGTTGACACACCTTAGGTCGTGATAGTATCAATATTCATGCAATAAATGTGAATAAAAATACATTAACGTTGAGCATAAAGGAACCCGATGTTGAATACGCTGATTGTAGGCGCTAGCGGTTATGCGGGCGCAGAGCTTGTAAGCTACGTGAATCGCCACCCTCATATGACCATAACCGCTTTGACCGTGTCAGCGCAAAGCAATGATGCAGGAAAGTTAATTTCCGATTTGCATCCGCAGCTTAGGGGCATTGTTGACCTGCCGCTGCAGCCGATGTCCGACATCAGCGAGTTCACCGACGGCGTCGACGTGGTGTTTTTAGCCACCGCGCACGAAGTCAGCCACGACCTGGCACCGCAGTTTCTGGCGGCTGGTTGCGTGGTGTTCGACCTCTCCGGCGCGTTCCGCGTTAACGACGGCGCGTTCTATGAAAAATACTACGGTTTCACCCATCAGCACCCGGAACTGCTTGAAAAAGCGGTCTACGGCCTGGCGGAGTGGAGCGCAGACAAACTGAAAGAAGCGAATCTGATTGCCGTGCCGGGCTGCTA is a genomic window containing:
- the gldA gene encoding bifunctional L-1,2-propanediol dehydrogenase/glycerol dehydrogenase: MDRIIQSPGKYIQGADVLTRLGDYLKPLANRWLVVGDKFVLGFAEETLRQSFRQAELHVEIAPFGGECSQNEIDRLKKVADSADCTAVLGIGGGKTLDTAKALAHFMDVPVAIAPTIASTDAPCSALSVIYTDSGEFDRYLMLPHNPNMVIVDTKVVAGAPARLLAAGIGDALATWFEARACSRSGATTMAGGKCTQAALALAELCYNTLVEEGEKAMLAAEQHVVTPALERIIEANTYLSGVGFESGGLAAAHAIHNGMTAVPDAHSFYHGEKVAFGTLTQLVLENAPVEEIETVAALCHSVGLPITLAQLNIKENIPAKMRLIAEASCAEGETIHNMPGGVSPDQVYAALLVADQYGQRFLQEWE
- the fsa gene encoding fructose-6-phosphate aldolase, with the protein product MELYLDTADVAEVERLARIFPIAGVTTNPSIIAASRESLWDVLPRLQQAIGPEGTLFAQTMSRNAEGMVAEAKRLSNAIPDIVVKIPVTAEGLIAINALKKEGITTLGTAVYSAAQGLLAALAGAKYVAPYVNRVDAQGGDGIRMVQELQSLLELHAPESMVLAASFKTPRQALDCLLAGCEAITLPLDVAQQMLNTPAVESAIEKFEQDWKNAFGNLNL
- a CDS encoding helix-turn-helix transcriptional regulator, which translates into the protein MHHDITRILADLVNRTLPLRQIYFSAQAEQHPRPAPCLVITLDNPCKALFSSFGHITHPPSDALSIHFGKQQLTLQMHRDSSLVEQLQVARRGPRTGAFLLQTLAELQMQPDEQDTARLVVLSLLSHCRDLLGSDIHTASRSRALFEAIRSYIDAHYASPLTRESVAQAFYISPNYLSHLFQKTGNTGFNEYLTQTRLEHARQLLKSYDLKIKDIAANCGFADSNYFCRLFRKHTERSPSEYRRQYHSQLTAIN
- the katG gene encoding catalase/peroxidase HPI, with the translated sequence MSTSDDTNKASSIGKCPFHQGGVDHSAGAGTGSKEWWPKQLRIDLLNQHSNRSNPLGEDFDYRKEFSKLDYSALKGDLKALLTDSQPWWPADWGSYAGLFIRMAWHGAGTYRSVDGRGGAGRGQQRFAPLNSWPDNVSLDKARRLLWPIKQKYGQKISWADLFILAGNVALENSGFRTFGFGAGREDVWEPDLDVNWGDEKAWLTHRDPEALAKRPLAATEMGLIYVNPEGPNASGEPLSAAAAIRATFGNMGMNDEETVALIAGGHTLGKTHGAGEATHVGTDPEASPIEAQGLGWASTHGTGIGADAITSGLEVIWSQTPTQWSNYFFENLFKYEWVQTRSPAGAIQFEAVDAPEIMPDPFDPSKKRKPTMLVTDLTLRFDPEFEKISRRFLNDPQAFNEAFARAWFKLTHRDMGPKARYIGPEVPKEDLIWQDPLPQPVFNPSKEDIESLKAEIAASGLSVSELVSVAWASASTFRGGDKRGGANGARLALAPQRDWDVNAAAVRALPALEAIQRTTNKASLADIIVLAGVVGVEQAAKAAGVYVNVPFSPGRVDARQDQTDIEMFNLLEPIADGFRNYRAQVDVSTTESLLIDKAQQLTLTAPELTVLIGGLRVLGTNFDGSKNGVFTNREGVLSNDFFVNLLDMNTVWKATDESNELFAGSDRASGEVKYTATRADLVFGSNAVLRALAEVYASSDASEKFVRDFVAAWAKVMDLDRFDLK